Sequence from the Gallus gallus isolate bGalGal1 chromosome 12, bGalGal1.mat.broiler.GRCg7b, whole genome shotgun sequence genome:
ACCTCGTTTCCCTCGCTACGCATACAACAGGCACGGAGGAGGTCACTTTGCACCGGGACAGCTGGTAGAACACACTGGATCCAGGAAGAGACCAGCGGGCTATTTCTCGAGACAGCTGGACCAAGTAAATATACAGTGGACGTCACGTTgaggagcagtggcagcagacctGAGGCACTGCCCGAATGCAGGAGGAAAGCCCGGGTCCTGGCCCACCCCACAGCCGGCAGCAGCCGTGGGGCTGCCTGCACGTCCCAAACACAGCGACGTCCCCAAGATGTCAGAAACACCCCCAgaatggggctgcagctgccagcctaGCCTCTTGCCACGCTGCGCGTTGGAAATGTTGCGCCCCACTGGAGTCGGGGCCAGAACCCAGCTCAGCGTGAaccgggctgcggggaggaaggaatgggttgggtgctggggggaaggGATCCCCGTGGTTCCAGCCCCTAAAGCTGCCCACCtcgggaaaggcagagaagaatgaaagcgACAGTGGCATGATGGAACTGTGTTTTATTGCGATGGACTCTGATGACTTTGGATAGCAAGTGGAGCTTGCACACGGCTGCTCCTACAGCATCAGTGGGGCCGGCGGTGGGTATTCCGGGCCCGACGTGGTACCCGGGAGCGGCCTTCGCCCCTGGGCTGGCCGTCGCCGCCTGGACCGGCTCCTGCGGCGTCTGTGGGGCTGGCTGCGGGTGTCTGCATCCCGATGTTGACGAGGCGAGCGGCTTCGAGTCCGGGCCCGCCCTGGCTGCCTGGACCGGCTTCCAGCAGCCGCTGCGGAAACTCTTGAGGACCTCGGTGTTCCTTGTCCTGTGTGTCTGTGGGTGCCGCTCTCATCACTAAGGGCTGgtgcctgcctgctcccacGGTGCCTTTGGGGCTGGCTCGGGGAACCTGCGGCCTGGCGCTGCAGCGGAGAGCGGCTTCTTGTGCGATCCTGCTGTCCCCGTCTGCGCCGGTGGCTGGAGCCAGCTGCACGGGAGTGCCTTGAGGGACGTGATGTACCCTGGCTGGCAGAGTTCGGGGTGCTGCTCTCAacgctcagcagggctgcagcacggctGCTCCCGCAGCATTCTTGGGGCTCGTTCCATTCATCGTCAATGCGATGTAAACGTGTGCAGATTCTCCGCCATTTTGTCCTGTGCTGGTTAGGCGGGACACCGCTCTCAGGCACCTTGGGAACGTGAGCTGGCCCCGACGGTGCCtggctggtggtgctggtggtgctggtggtgctggaggtgctggaggtgctggtggtgctggtggtgctggaggtgctgctgctctccaatGTTATGGGGCCTATGAGAGGCGGCAGTCCCTGCTGGCTGGCGGTGCTGGGGCCAGCTCTGTCCACACCGCTGCCGGAGGCTGTAAGGGGAGACGGGAAGGTGAGCGGGATGGGACTCCAGCCCCAGGGTGGGACAGGCTCCCATCCCTCGTGGGCCAAAGGGACTGGAGCAAGGCCTCGcctggccccagcccagcagcacgcgGCTGTTTGCCTCTTACCGGTGCCCTCTCCAGCACAGGCGTTGCACTCCCAGCTGGCTGTGCCCTGACTCAAGAAGGAGCAGCGCCGATGGGTGCCttgtgcagcacaggagctgcagaggagcagctgccagggcctgggaAACCAACGGGTTGTGGCCGTGAGGACAAAGCGACCTGAGCCAGGGAGTGCCCGGCACAGCTCTGGTGCTCAgtctgtgctgccccagcctgtggtgaggctgcGATCCCACGCAGAGCCCCAGAGGGCTGCTGAGGTAACTcacccctctctctctgcccGCTCCCTGCCGCGTGGGTAAAGGCAGCTGCTGGCATCACAGCGATCGTGTCGAATTCGCAGGGATGCATAGGCATTGTTGTCCTCCCATGTTGGTTTTCTgccagagaagggagggaatgTGATGAGCACTCACCGCCCCAGGACTAAAACTTATGCGTGGAATCCCTCCTCATCCACCCTAACCCCCGTTCCAGCTTCCCAATGATGCTGAGGCCCATGTTAATGGCTGCAAAGGGCCAGGCCTGCTGGGGCAGCTCCTTCCAAAGGACAGCTTGTGTGCCCTCACATCTCGAGAGCTGGTTGAAAGACACCAACCTGAATGGGATTCGGATCCCCATAGTGACCATGTCTCGAAGAAACCAGTCCCTGTCTCTGCAGAGGGGGCACTGGAAGCAATAGATGCCGGCACGCATGGCctgttcctgcagcagaaacacGAGCAGGGTGAGCGTGAGCcgggcctggtgctgctgagcgccTGCGGTGCCCACGGgatgagggaaggggagggctcctacctggatgcaggCCCGGTGGAACCAGGCGTGTTGGCAGGATGGGCACACCATGGTGCTGTACGACCTGCTGTCCCCCACGGGCTCCATGCAGATGATGCAGGTCGTGTCCTGCGCCGGCGCTGCCTCCACTGCCTGCTGCGGGCGGTGCTCCCAGCACAAGGACCTGGGGGAAGATGGGAGGGATGGGCAAGGTGAGAAGTGCTgcgaggagggcagaggagcaggaaggagccccaggccttggctctggctctgtcaggctgctgggagctgtcgcaGCGCGT
This genomic interval carries:
- the LOC107054459 gene encoding PHD finger protein 7-like; the protein is MGCGAELRLRGSGGAQCDLVRLARGGESPALMGQTLRKWLPSTRTVCVETQEAAGSREPACVLCGRVDEDSSILGHKKELGGFYFHEFCAMFANDLCEHVEAGRMAQFSRKDLIRTVRQAEQTLCFVCGKTGATITCAALGCDRSFHLPCASEGQCVTLYIGKFRSLCWEHRPQQAVEAAPAQDTTCIICMEPVGDSRSYSTMVCPSCQHAWFHRACIQEQAMRAGIYCFQCPLCRDRDWFLRDMVTMGIRIPFRKPTWEDNNAYASLRIRHDRCDASSCLYPRGRERAEREGPWQLLLCSSCAAQGTHRRCSFLSQGTASWECNACAGEGTASGSGVDRAGPSTASQQGLPPLIGPITLESSSTSSTTSTTSTSSTSSTTSTTSTTSQAPSGPAHVPKVPESGVPPNQHRTKWRRICTRLHRIDDEWNEPQECCGSSRAAALLSVESSTPNSASQGTSRPSRHSRAAGSSHRRRRGQQDRTRSRSPLQRQAAGSPSQPQRHRGSRQAPALSDESGTHRHTGQGTPRSSRVSAAAAGSRSRQPGRARTRSRSPRQHRDADTRSQPHRRRRSRSRRRRPAQGRRPLPGTTSGPEYPPPAPLML